GCTCTCGGTATGGACAACATCGCCAAGCACGAGCAGGAGTTGACCCGCTACTGTATGGAACAGATGAAAACCATCGATGGAATCAGACTTTTTGGTGAGCAGGAAGGTAAAGATGCTGTTGTCAGCTTCTTGGTAGGAGATATTCATCACATGGATATGGGTACATTGCTCGACCGTTTGGGTATCGCTGTCCGTACCGGTCATCATTGTGCACAGCCTCTGATGGATCGTTATGGTATTTTAGGAACCGTCCGTGCAAGCTTCGCCTTGTATAATACGAAGGAAGAAGTAGATGCTTTGGTAGCTGGTGTGAAACGTGTTGCTATGATGTTTTAGCAAGAGACTGATGTTTTAAATCAAGAACAACAGAATTTGAAGTTTATGCTGGAAAGTCATTATTATAAGGATAAGATTGAGGCTGGTTGCGATGAAGCAGGTCGTGGATGCCTGGCAGGCAGTGTCTATGCTGCCGCCGTCATTCTACCTCCTGGTTATCAAAATCCAGATCTCGATGACAGTAAAAAGCTTACAGATAAGAAGCGTAAGGCACTCCGTGAACAGATTGAACGGGACGCTGTTGCTTGGGCTGTAGGTGTAGTTACACCCGATGAAATCGATAAAATTAATATTCTAAATGCCAGTTTCTTAGCGATGCATCGTGCTTTGGATCAGCTGAAGGTTCGTCCGGAGGCAATCATTGTAGATGGTAATCGTTTTAAACCCTACAAGGATTTACCTTATACAACCATCGTGAAAGGTGACGGAAAGTATATGTCGATAGCTGCTGCCAGTATCCTTGCAAAAACTTACCGAGATGATTACATGGATGCTTTGGCTGAAGAATATCCGCAGTATGACTGGAAAGCCAATAAGGGATATCCTACTAAAAAGCATCGTGCAGCCATTAAGGAGTATGGTGTGACTCCTTATCATCGCATGAGCTATAATCTTTTGGGTTCTGGTGAATTAAGTCTTGATTTCAAGGATTAAGCATCTTTGAAGGCTTTCTTGCATTTCAGCAGACACCAGGCAAACCAACCTAAAAAGCAAGCACGGAGACCCAAATGAATGTCTGCAGGTATGACTCCTAACGTGAAAGCAAATTGAGTCTCTAACAGGAGGGCAGTTTGCTTCATGCTGATTTCTTTTTCCAATACGGTGGAGTAATATTTGCGGAGCCATTCTACAGGTACTTTTATCTTGCCTGCTGCGTTTCTGATACTATTAATGAGAAACTTTACGTCGGCAGATGGTTCAAACTGATGGTATTCTCCATTTGCAAACTGTTTTGCCAAATTACCTGATAAGATGATATTCTTTTCCATTTTCTTATATTTTAAAGGGTTTTACATATTGTTTTCTGATTCTGCATGCAAAATTAATGGGCTTTTGTGCAATATATGTTCACTTTCTGAGTTTTTATGTTAAAAGTGTTGTTGGGTTAAGGTCTATTAACAGAAATCAGAACCTTTTCCCTTAAAAACGGATCAACAAGGATTATGCGCCACGATAAGTTAGAAAAAGAAATGAATCTGATGCTTCTCCTTACCGAGAATCATCGTTATGAGGTAGATGCCATTTGTGACAGAATAGGCATTTCCCGCCGTATGCTCTATTATTATTTGGAGAGTTTCCGTGATTGGGGATTCAAGGTGGAGAAAAATGGAAAGATTTATAGTCTGGACAGAGAATCGCCTTTCTTCAAACATCTCTTTGAAACCATCAATTTCACAGAGGAGGAAGCCCTGACGATGCTCTCTATATTAAATAAGGTGGAGGATAATAATGCCATTATCCAGCGTCTGCGTCGAAAACTGGACCGTTTTTATGACTTAAACATCCTTTCTAATCCTCAATTACGTGAACAGGCTGCTCATCATGTGAGTGTGCTTTATGATGCCATCAAGCGTCATAGACTTGTGAAAATTATGAATTACTCTTCACCACACAGCAAAAGTATGAGCGACCGCGTGGTAGAGCCTTTCCTCATGATGAACAATAATAATGATGTGCGCTGCTATGAATTAAGTTCGAAGATGAACAAGACGTTTAAGGTGGCGCGTATGGGAGATGTAATTTTGCTTGATTTGGAGTGGAGTAATGAAGCAAAACATAAGCAGATGTTTACCGATCTCTTTATGTTTAGTGGAGATGAACGCTTACCGGTCAAGCTTCGTTTGGATCAGCTTGCATATAATGTTTTCGTAGAAGAATATCCAAAATCTGCCGATTTCATCGTGAAAGAGACGGAGAAATCATGGATTTTTGAAGCAGAAATGGCAAGTTATATAGGTATCTCCAGATTTGTTTTAGGCTTGTTTGGTCATATAGAGGTTATAGAAAGTCCTGCTTTCTATGATTATCTGAAAAAGGAGATTCAGATGATGTCAGAAAAAGCAGGACTGTAATCTAAAGTAATTGATATAATCTTGAGAAAATTAGAAGTCAAGGGTGATACCGTTGGCATCTATTTTCTTATATGTCTTTCCGTTGACACTTACATTCTTGGAATTCTTGGCATCAAAGGTATGAGTCTTGGCAGAAACCTTGATGTTTTCCAACTTCACACCATCCGTGCGGTTGATAACGATACCTTGTTGGGCATTGTTCACCTCCATATCCTTGATGCTGATGTTTTGCACTGGCATCTCTGGAAGACCATTGAAGTAGGCGGCACGGCGTGCGCCACGGCAGATGACGTGATTGATATCGATATTGCGGAAGGCTGGAGTGGTTTCATCTACCTTCTTCATATCTACCACCTGCTGCTTCTTCTGGTCGCCGTCGTTTAATGCTTCAACTGCTGATTTTCCACCATAATAGAGATCAAAGGTGATCACATCGGTTTGGATATCAAACATAGACATATCCTGGATGTAGATGTTCTCAACGACACCGCCACGACCACGGGCGCTCTTGAAGCGCAAACCAACATCAGTACCGAGGAACTGGCAATCACGTACCATAATGTTCTTGACGCCACCGCTCATTTCGCTACCTACCACGAAACCGCCGTGACCCTTGAAAACGGTGCATCCATCGACAATCACGTTTTCACATGGAATGCCACGCTTTCTTCCGTCAAGGTCTTTACCGCTCTTGATACAGATACCATCATCACCTACGTCAAAAGTAGAATTGACAATCAGTGCGTTCTTGCATGATTCCAAATCAAGACCATCACCATTCTGAGCAAAAGAAGGATTGCGTACCAATACATCCTCAATAAGTACATTCTCGCACATCAAAGGATGGATATTCCAGGCTGGAGAGTTCTGGAAGATCACACCGTTGAGCCAAACGTTCTTGCAACTGATGAGACTTACCATCACAGGACGGAGATAGTCTTTCACTTCATTCCAGCCTTCTTCGGTTGTAATGCCGAGAGGAACGTTCATGCCAGCGCCTTTTTCATCAGCTTTGAGAGCAGCCTCAGAAGGGAACCAGTAGTTAGGATTCTTGAAAGCACCGCCACGGGAAGTAATCTCTTTCCACTGGGCAGAAGTAACCTTGGCTTTCTTCAATGGGCGCCAATATTCGCCGTTTCCATCGATGGCACCCTGACCGGTGATAGCCACGTTCTCTAAGTTCCTACCAGAGATAGGAGACTGGCAGCGACGGGTGTCAAGGCCTTCGAAAGAGGTTTCTACGAGAGGATAGAGGTTGACATCAGCAGAAAAGAGGATGACACCACCTTTTTCGATATGCAGGTTGATGTTGCTTTTCAGTGTGATAGGACCTGTAAACCATACACCTTGTGGAACGATCAGTTTACCACCGCCTTTCTGGTCCAGTGCATCAATCGCTTTCTTGAAAGCATCAGTACAGAGCGTAGAACCATCGCCGATAGCTCCGAAATCCTTGAGGTTAACCTCGTTGGCAGGGAA
This is a stretch of genomic DNA from Segatella hominis. It encodes these proteins:
- a CDS encoding helix-turn-helix transcriptional regulator, producing the protein MNLMLLLTENHRYEVDAICDRIGISRRMLYYYLESFRDWGFKVEKNGKIYSLDRESPFFKHLFETINFTEEEALTMLSILNKVEDNNAIIQRLRRKLDRFYDLNILSNPQLREQAAHHVSVLYDAIKRHRLVKIMNYSSPHSKSMSDRVVEPFLMMNNNNDVRCYELSSKMNKTFKVARMGDVILLDLEWSNEAKHKQMFTDLFMFSGDERLPVKLRLDQLAYNVFVEEYPKSADFIVKETEKSWIFEAEMASYIGISRFVLGLFGHIEVIESPAFYDYLKKEIQMMSEKAGL
- a CDS encoding ATP-binding protein, yielding MEKNIILSGNLAKQFANGEYHQFEPSADVKFLINSIRNAAGKIKVPVEWLRKYYSTVLEKEISMKQTALLLETQFAFTLGVIPADIHLGLRACFLGWFAWCLLKCKKAFKDA
- a CDS encoding ribonuclease HII; translated protein: MLESHYYKDKIEAGCDEAGRGCLAGSVYAAAVILPPGYQNPDLDDSKKLTDKKRKALREQIERDAVAWAVGVVTPDEIDKINILNASFLAMHRALDQLKVRPEAIIVDGNRFKPYKDLPYTTIVKGDGKYMSIAAASILAKTYRDDYMDALAEEYPQYDWKANKGYPTKKHRAAIKEYGVTPYHRMSYNLLGSGELSLDFKD
- a CDS encoding glycoside hydrolase family 28 protein; the encoded protein is MKKFFCFVFACLATFASQAAETNNYDELYQNLPFQMEKVTRPQFPANEVNLKDFGAIGDGSTLCTDAFKKAIDALDQKGGGKLIVPQGVWFTGPITLKSNINLHIEKGGVILFSADVNLYPLVETSFEGLDTRRCQSPISGRNLENVAITGQGAIDGNGEYWRPLKKAKVTSAQWKEITSRGGAFKNPNYWFPSEAALKADEKGAGMNVPLGITTEEGWNEVKDYLRPVMVSLISCKNVWLNGVIFQNSPAWNIHPLMCENVLIEDVLVRNPSFAQNGDGLDLESCKNALIVNSTFDVGDDGICIKSGKDLDGRKRGIPCENVIVDGCTVFKGHGGFVVGSEMSGGVKNIMVRDCQFLGTDVGLRFKSARGRGGVVENIYIQDMSMFDIQTDVITFDLYYGGKSAVEALNDGDQKKQQVVDMKKVDETTPAFRNIDINHVICRGARRAAYFNGLPEMPVQNISIKDMEVNNAQQGIVINRTDGVKLENIKVSAKTHTFDAKNSKNVSVNGKTYKKIDANGITLDF